Proteins encoded in a region of the Rhizobium sp. CC-YZS058 genome:
- a CDS encoding MBL fold metallo-hydrolase, with protein MMPRNAVYLCLLLPLALLALARPAAAQPASAVSQCQAIAEALPNVMFARYSPGPSTPPVRIAATQEGTVRLTLLGHSTFHIETPGGISIATDYSGYHRPPRTPDVVTMNKAHSTHYTLTPGPEIKTVLHGWGEEGQPADHDVVVGDAYIRNVTTDIRSGYGAMEPDGNSIFIFEVAGLCIGHLGHLHHELDDSDYAEIGRLDVLMVPVDGGLTMGAASMVRVVERLRSAIILPMHRPGPQVARFLDLFGPGFDRRFADSPSITVSLNSLPSKPQIVVLQGM; from the coding sequence ATGATGCCGCGAAATGCCGTCTACCTGTGTCTTCTCCTTCCGCTCGCCCTCCTGGCCCTCGCGCGCCCGGCCGCGGCGCAGCCGGCATCGGCCGTCAGCCAGTGCCAGGCGATCGCCGAAGCGCTGCCAAACGTCATGTTCGCCCGCTACAGTCCCGGGCCCTCGACCCCGCCCGTCCGCATCGCTGCCACGCAAGAGGGGACCGTCCGCCTCACTCTTCTCGGCCACTCCACCTTCCATATCGAAACGCCGGGTGGGATCTCCATCGCCACGGATTACTCGGGCTACCACCGCCCGCCGCGCACGCCGGACGTGGTGACGATGAACAAGGCGCATTCGACGCATTACACGCTGACGCCCGGGCCGGAGATCAAGACGGTGCTGCACGGCTGGGGCGAGGAGGGCCAGCCCGCCGATCATGATGTGGTGGTCGGCGACGCCTATATCCGCAATGTCACGACGGACATCCGCTCCGGCTATGGCGCGATGGAGCCGGATGGCAATTCGATCTTCATCTTCGAGGTGGCGGGCCTGTGCATCGGCCATCTCGGCCACCTCCATCACGAGCTCGACGACAGCGACTATGCCGAGATCGGCCGGCTGGACGTGCTGATGGTGCCGGTCGATGGCGGCCTGACCATGGGCGCGGCAAGCATGGTGCGGGTGGTTGAGCGTCTGCGTTCGGCGATCATCCTGCCCATGCATCGGCCCGGCCCCCAGGTCGCCCGCTTTCTCGACCTGTTCGGCCCCGGCTTCGACCGCCGCTTCGCCGATAGCCCGAGTATCACCGTCTCGCTGAACAGCCTGCCAAGCAAGCCGCAGATCGTCGTTCTCCAGGGCATGTGA
- a CDS encoding LLM class flavin-dependent oxidoreductase, whose amino-acid sequence MIPFSLLDLSPVTEGSSIGDALNNSRRLAQEAEAHDYKRVWLAEHHGMIGIASAATALVISHVAAGTKSIRVGSGGIMLPNHSPLVIAEQFGTLEALYPGRIDLGLGRAPGTDMRTAQALRRNLEGSGNDFPNDVVELQALLGPAQPGQIVATPGADAQVPIWLLGSSHYSAQLAGMLGLPFAFASHFAPDMLFSALEIYRERFEPSAVLDKPYAMVGIMGVGAETDDEAAHLFTSMQQSFLALRRNARGKFPAPVDSMESRWNAAEKAFVDHAMTYAVVGGPDTLKRKLGAFLKQTQADELIVSMPIFDMEARLASVRHFAAARDALAGDASASRAA is encoded by the coding sequence ATGATCCCCTTTTCCCTTCTCGATCTCTCGCCGGTCACCGAAGGCAGCAGCATCGGCGATGCGCTGAACAATTCGCGCCGGCTGGCGCAGGAGGCCGAGGCCCACGACTATAAGCGTGTCTGGCTGGCCGAGCACCATGGCATGATCGGCATTGCCAGCGCCGCGACCGCGCTGGTCATCTCCCACGTCGCGGCCGGCACGAAGAGCATCCGCGTCGGCTCCGGCGGCATCATGCTGCCCAATCATTCGCCGCTGGTCATTGCGGAGCAATTCGGCACGCTCGAGGCGCTTTACCCAGGCCGGATCGATCTTGGGCTTGGGCGCGCGCCCGGCACCGACATGCGCACCGCGCAGGCGCTTCGCCGTAATCTCGAAGGGAGCGGCAACGACTTCCCGAACGACGTGGTGGAACTGCAGGCGCTGCTCGGCCCGGCCCAGCCCGGCCAGATCGTGGCAACGCCGGGGGCCGATGCGCAAGTTCCGATCTGGCTGCTCGGCTCCAGCCATTACAGCGCGCAGCTGGCCGGCATGCTGGGCCTGCCCTTTGCCTTCGCGTCGCATTTCGCGCCGGACATGCTGTTTTCCGCGCTGGAGATCTACCGCGAGCGCTTCGAGCCATCGGCCGTTCTCGACAAGCCCTATGCCATGGTCGGCATCATGGGGGTCGGAGCGGAAACGGACGATGAGGCTGCTCACCTCTTCACCTCCATGCAGCAATCCTTCTTGGCCTTGCGGCGCAATGCGCGCGGCAAGTTCCCCGCCCCGGTCGACAGCATGGAGTCACGGTGGAATGCGGCGGAGAAGGCGTTCGTCGACCACGCCATGACCTATGCGGTCGTCGGCGGCCCGGACACGCTAAAGCGCAAGCTCGGCGCCTTCCTAAAGCAAACCCAGGCCGACGAGCTGATCGTCTCCATGCCGATCTTCGATATGGAGGCGCGCTTGGCCTCGGTTCGCCATTTTGCTGCGGCACGCGACGCGCTGGCCGGCGACGCGAGCGCCAGCCGCGCGGCGTAA
- a CDS encoding YebC/PmpR family DNA-binding transcriptional regulator, with protein sequence MAGHSQFKNIMHRKGRQDAVRSKMFSKLAREITVAAKAGLPDPSMNARLRLAIQNAKAQSMPKDNIERAIKKASGADGESYDEVRYEGYGPGGVAVIVEALTDNRNRTASSVRSTFTKGGGALGETGSVSFSFDRVGEITYKASVGSPDAVMEAAIEAGADDVTSDEDGHTIICGFEDIGEVSKALEATLGEAETVKAIWKPQNTIPVDEERAESLMKLIETLEDDDDVQTVYANFEVSDEVLAKLSA encoded by the coding sequence ATGGCCGGCCATTCACAGTTCAAGAACATCATGCACCGCAAGGGGCGCCAGGACGCCGTGCGCTCCAAGATGTTTTCCAAGCTCGCGCGCGAAATCACCGTTGCCGCCAAGGCCGGCTTGCCCGACCCCAGCATGAACGCCCGTTTGCGCCTGGCGATCCAGAACGCCAAGGCCCAGTCCATGCCGAAGGACAATATCGAGCGCGCCATCAAGAAGGCATCGGGCGCCGATGGCGAAAGCTATGACGAAGTCCGCTACGAAGGCTACGGCCCTGGCGGCGTCGCCGTCATCGTCGAGGCCCTGACCGACAACCGCAACCGTACCGCCTCCTCGGTCCGCTCCACCTTCACCAAGGGCGGCGGGGCGCTGGGTGAAACCGGTTCGGTCTCCTTCTCCTTCGATCGCGTCGGCGAAATCACCTACAAGGCCTCCGTGGGCAGCCCGGATGCGGTGATGGAAGCGGCCATCGAAGCCGGTGCGGACGATGTGACCAGCGACGAGGACGGCCACACCATCATCTGCGGCTTCGAGGATATCGGCGAGGTGTCCAAGGCGCTGGAGGCCACGCTCGGTGAGGCAGAAACGGTGAAAGCCATCTGGAAGCCGCAGAACACGATCCCCGTCGACGAAGAGCGGGCGGAATCGCTGATGAAGCTCATCGAGACGCTGGAAGACGATGACGACGTCCAGACCGTCTACGCCAATTTCGAAGTGTCGGACGAAGTGCTCGCCAAGCTTTCGGCCTGA
- a CDS encoding DMT family transporter: MNAKAYLLLAITTFIWGGNSVAGKIAVGHISPMLLTGIRWTVACTLLALFTSRQVREDWPEIRRHWALLFLYGAIGFTAFNVALYSALQFTTAINVVIEQAGIPMVIFAMNFLLFRMRVSAAQWIGFVITLFGVVLTATHGDPRRLLALDLNQGDVLMLFAVLVYAGYTVSLRYKPAIHWKSLIAVSAFSALVTTLPLVIWEAASGALIWPDAVGWTIALFAGIFPSLVSQVLYVWGVEMIGPNRAGLFINLIPVFGTLLSILLIGEAMEAFHVIALGLALGGIAIAEKGRPKEGG; this comes from the coding sequence GTGAATGCCAAGGCCTATCTTCTTCTCGCCATCACCACCTTTATCTGGGGCGGCAATTCGGTCGCTGGAAAGATCGCCGTCGGCCATATCAGCCCCATGCTGCTGACCGGCATCCGCTGGACGGTCGCCTGCACGCTGCTTGCCCTTTTTACCTCCAGGCAGGTGCGCGAGGATTGGCCGGAGATCCGGCGCCATTGGGCGCTGCTGTTCCTCTATGGCGCGATCGGCTTCACGGCCTTCAACGTCGCGCTCTATTCGGCGCTGCAGTTCACCACGGCCATCAATGTGGTGATCGAGCAGGCAGGCATTCCCATGGTGATCTTCGCCATGAACTTCCTGCTCTTCCGCATGCGCGTCTCGGCCGCGCAATGGATCGGCTTCGTCATCACCCTGTTCGGCGTCGTGCTGACGGCAACGCATGGCGATCCGCGGCGGCTCCTGGCGCTCGACCTCAACCAGGGTGATGTGCTGATGCTGTTCGCGGTGCTCGTCTATGCCGGCTACACCGTGTCGCTGCGCTACAAGCCGGCCATCCACTGGAAGAGCCTGATTGCCGTCTCCGCCTTTTCCGCCCTGGTGACGACGCTGCCGCTGGTCATCTGGGAGGCGGCTTCCGGTGCGCTCATCTGGCCGGATGCGGTCGGCTGGACCATTGCGCTCTTTGCCGGGATCTTTCCCTCGCTCGTCTCGCAGGTGCTCTATGTATGGGGTGTCGAGATGATCGGGCCGAACCGGGCCGGGCTGTTCATCAATCTGATCCCGGTCTTCGGCACCCTGCTGTCGATCCTGCTGATCGGAGAGGCGATGGAGGCGTTCCATGTCATCGCGCTGGGGCTGGCGCTCGGCGGCATCGCCATCGCCGAGAAGGGGCGCCCGAAGGAGGGCGGCTGA
- a CDS encoding TIGR00282 family metallophosphoesterase, with protein sequence MRLLFLGDMVGKTGRTTVWEKLPSLVSDLKLDFVIVNGENAAGGFGITEEIFLETINAGADVVTTGNHVWDQKEAVVFCERHDQFLRPANYPSGTPGRGSGLYFARNGARVLVANIMGRVFMHPELDDPFKSAEAILSACPLKEQADAIVFDFHAEATSEKQCFGHFVDGRASLVVGTHTHVPTADHQILNGGTAYLSDAGMCGDYDSSLGMDKEEPLNRFISKMPKGRFEAASGPATLCGVGVEISDRTGLAEAVAPLRIGPRLGETIPPFWA encoded by the coding sequence ATGAGACTTTTGTTCCTCGGTGACATGGTGGGCAAGACCGGCCGCACGACGGTCTGGGAAAAGCTGCCGAGCCTTGTTTCCGATCTGAAGCTGGACTTCGTCATCGTCAATGGCGAGAACGCCGCCGGCGGCTTCGGCATCACGGAGGAGATCTTCCTCGAAACCATCAATGCCGGCGCCGATGTGGTGACGACGGGCAACCATGTCTGGGACCAGAAGGAGGCCGTGGTGTTCTGCGAGCGCCATGACCAGTTTCTGCGGCCGGCGAACTATCCCTCCGGCACGCCGGGGCGCGGCTCCGGGCTTTATTTTGCCCGCAACGGGGCCCGCGTGCTCGTCGCCAACATCATGGGCCGGGTCTTCATGCATCCCGAACTCGACGATCCCTTCAAATCGGCCGAGGCTATTCTTTCGGCCTGTCCGCTGAAGGAGCAGGCAGATGCGATCGTCTTCGACTTCCACGCCGAGGCGACCAGCGAGAAGCAGTGTTTCGGCCATTTCGTCGATGGGCGCGCCAGCCTCGTCGTCGGCACGCATACCCATGTGCCGACTGCCGATCACCAGATCCTGAACGGCGGCACCGCCTATCTCTCCGATGCCGGCATGTGCGGCGATTACGACAGTTCGCTTGGCATGGACAAGGAAGAGCCGCTGAACCGCTTCATTTCCAAGATGCCGAAAGGCCGCTTCGAAGCGGCGTCCGGCCCGGCGACGCTCTGTGGCGTGGGCGTCGAGATTTCCGACCGCACCGGCCTCGCCGAAGCCGTGGCTCCTCTGCGCATCGGCCCGCGGCTCGGCGAAACGATCCCGCCCTTCTGGGCGTGA
- a CDS encoding polysaccharide pyruvyl transferase family protein yields MANRHAILFANLKGNLGDFAILQSMLADIQARDPGASIDVYSQPFVAVDEARTKAFFAAAPACKYQGTTVKALATTGPRRIRLLRALGLLRAYEERRIVRHAAELKAAMAAQLSGYHTVFIAGGAQWTGVDAGVSMFADLRAVTDLGVKVQTYPFSVSSSLFKLNTKARLAQDFKRIAPPRIARDSQTHRMLEEIGVPMVLGADCVFALGPPPGSVAKQGGQSGRLLFITTKQSRAQLEPALHAALREGFKPVLLTTCADEDAAVQAPLAKALGISFLAPLTWQEAVAEIEASELVVTNRLHGLILSSFAPKPVIPLTDRPKVKAVTRDAALPVSIDSLDRLTAETLTRARADAKDMVTALGRYRAAALQTTWSPFGPGAQAAADAASGTGE; encoded by the coding sequence ATGGCCAACCGACACGCCATCCTCTTTGCCAATCTCAAGGGCAATCTCGGCGACTTCGCGATCCTGCAATCCATGCTGGCCGATATTCAGGCGCGCGATCCAGGCGCATCGATCGACGTCTATTCGCAGCCCTTCGTTGCGGTGGACGAGGCAAGGACCAAGGCCTTCTTCGCCGCCGCGCCGGCCTGCAAATATCAAGGCACGACGGTGAAGGCGCTGGCCACCACCGGGCCTCGACGCATCCGCCTGCTGCGCGCGCTCGGCCTGCTGCGGGCCTACGAGGAGCGGCGGATCGTGCGGCATGCGGCGGAGCTGAAGGCTGCCATGGCGGCGCAGCTTTCCGGCTACCACACCGTGTTCATTGCCGGCGGCGCGCAATGGACCGGGGTCGATGCCGGCGTCTCGATGTTTGCCGATCTGCGCGCTGTCACCGATCTCGGCGTCAAGGTTCAAACCTATCCCTTTTCCGTCTCGTCCTCTCTGTTCAAGCTCAACACCAAAGCCCGTCTGGCGCAGGACTTCAAGCGGATCGCCCCGCCGCGGATCGCGCGGGATTCGCAGACGCATCGCATGCTGGAGGAGATCGGCGTCCCGATGGTGCTCGGCGCCGATTGCGTCTTCGCTCTCGGACCGCCGCCCGGCAGCGTGGCGAAGCAGGGCGGCCAGTCCGGCCGGTTGCTCTTCATCACCACCAAGCAGAGCCGGGCCCAGCTGGAGCCGGCACTGCATGCCGCACTCCGCGAAGGGTTCAAGCCCGTTCTGCTGACCACCTGCGCGGATGAGGATGCCGCGGTGCAGGCACCGCTTGCAAAGGCGCTCGGCATCTCCTTCCTTGCTCCGCTGACCTGGCAGGAGGCTGTTGCCGAGATCGAGGCCAGCGAGCTCGTCGTGACCAACCGCCTGCACGGGCTGATCCTCTCTTCCTTCGCCCCAAAGCCGGTGATACCGTTGACGGACAGGCCCAAGGTCAAGGCCGTGACCCGCGATGCCGCCCTGCCGGTCAGCATCGACAGCCTCGACCGGTTGACGGCAGAAACCCTGACCAGGGCCCGCGCCGACGCCAAGGACATGGTCACGGCGCTCGGCCGATACCGGGCGGCAGCGCTGCAGACCACGTGGAGCCCCTTCGGACCAGGTGCGCAGGCCGCGGCAGACGCAGCATCCGGCACGGGAGAGTAA
- a CDS encoding adenylosuccinate synthase codes for MTNVVVVGSQWGDEGKGKIVDWLSERADIVVRFQGGHNAGHTLVIDGVSYKLSLLPSGVVRPGKLAVIGNGVVIDPHALVAEIEKLDGQGVTITPENLRIADNATLILSLHRELDGIREDAASNSGTKIGTTRRGIGPAYEDKVGRRAIRVMDLADPSTLPAKVDRLLTHHNALRRGLNEPEVSHAAIMDELTSVAARVLPFMDTVWLLLDRQRRRGARILFEGAQGTLLDIDHGTYPFVTSSNTVAGQAAAGSGMGPGSLGYVLGITKAYTTRVGEGPFPTELKDEIGQFLGERGHEFGTVTGRKRRCGWFDAALVRQSVAANGITGIALTKLDVLDGLEELKICVGYKLDGVEIDHLPASQAAQARVEPVYVTLEGWKESTVGARSWADLPAQAIKYVRQVEELIGAPVALLSTSPERDDTILVTDPFED; via the coding sequence ATGACGAATGTCGTGGTGGTCGGCTCGCAATGGGGCGACGAAGGCAAGGGCAAGATCGTCGATTGGCTTTCGGAGCGTGCCGATATCGTCGTGCGTTTCCAGGGCGGGCATAATGCCGGCCACACGCTGGTCATCGACGGTGTCAGCTACAAGCTGTCGCTGCTGCCCTCCGGCGTCGTTCGTCCGGGCAAGCTCGCCGTCATCGGCAATGGCGTCGTCATCGACCCGCATGCCCTGGTGGCGGAAATCGAGAAGCTCGACGGCCAGGGCGTGACCATTACGCCCGAGAATCTGCGGATCGCCGACAATGCGACCCTGATCCTGTCGCTGCATCGCGAGCTCGACGGCATCCGCGAGGATGCTGCTTCCAACAGCGGCACGAAGATCGGCACCACGCGGCGCGGCATCGGCCCGGCATATGAAGACAAGGTCGGCCGCCGTGCGATCCGCGTCATGGACCTCGCCGATCCGTCCACCCTGCCCGCCAAGGTCGACCGGCTGCTGACGCATCACAATGCACTGCGCCGCGGCCTGAACGAACCGGAAGTCAGCCACGCCGCCATCATGGACGAACTGACCTCGGTCGCCGCCCGCGTCCTGCCTTTCATGGATACGGTCTGGCTGCTGCTCGACCGCCAGCGCCGCCGCGGCGCGCGCATCCTGTTCGAAGGCGCGCAGGGCACGCTGCTCGACATCGACCACGGCACCTATCCTTTCGTCACCTCGTCCAACACGGTGGCCGGCCAGGCGGCTGCCGGATCCGGCATGGGTCCCGGCTCGCTCGGCTATGTGCTCGGCATCACGAAGGCCTACACGACCCGCGTCGGCGAAGGTCCCTTCCCGACCGAACTGAAGGACGAGATCGGCCAGTTCCTGGGCGAGCGCGGTCATGAATTCGGCACGGTCACCGGCCGCAAGCGCCGCTGTGGCTGGTTCGATGCTGCCCTGGTGCGCCAGTCGGTCGCCGCCAACGGCATCACCGGCATCGCGCTCACCAAGCTGGACGTTCTGGACGGCCTCGAAGAGCTGAAGATCTGCGTCGGGTACAAACTCGACGGCGTCGAGATCGACCATCTGCCGGCGAGCCAGGCGGCCCAGGCCCGGGTCGAGCCGGTCTATGTGACGCTCGAAGGCTGGAAGGAATCCACCGTCGGCGCACGCAGCTGGGCGGATCTTCCCGCCCAGGCGATCAAATATGTCCGGCAGGTCGAGGAACTGATCGGCGCGCCGGTCGCTCTTCTCTCCACGAGCCCCGAACGGGACGACACCATACTTGTGACGGACCCCTTTGAGGACTAG
- a CDS encoding 5-formyltetrahydrofolate cyclo-ligase has protein sequence MTAKETKAAIRAERLAARDRLTPEARALASEAMLAHAGDTLDHVKGAVVAGFWPIRSEADIRPLMERLRTRGARLCLPVVLDRETIVFREFLQGAALVKTGFGTLGPDAQAAVLEPDILLVPLSAFDASGQRIGYGAGHYDRAIARLMALGRRPRLIGIAFACQEVASVPFEPHDIPLDAILTEHGLRIMEAGSIRYETFVPR, from the coding sequence CTGACGGCGAAGGAGACGAAGGCGGCGATCCGGGCGGAGCGGCTTGCGGCACGCGATCGGCTGACGCCGGAGGCGCGCGCCTTGGCGAGCGAGGCCATGCTGGCCCATGCCGGCGATACGCTCGACCATGTCAAGGGCGCGGTGGTGGCCGGCTTCTGGCCGATCCGCTCGGAGGCCGATATCCGCCCGCTGATGGAGCGGTTGCGGACCCGCGGCGCGCGGCTTTGCCTGCCTGTGGTGCTCGACCGCGAAACCATCGTCTTCCGCGAGTTTCTGCAGGGCGCGGCGCTGGTCAAGACCGGCTTCGGCACCCTGGGTCCGGATGCGCAGGCGGCGGTTCTCGAACCGGACATTCTTCTCGTTCCGCTTTCCGCCTTCGATGCGTCCGGCCAGCGCATCGGCTATGGCGCGGGGCATTACGACCGCGCGATCGCCCGGCTCATGGCGCTCGGGCGTCGTCCGCGGCTGATCGGGATTGCCTTTGCCTGCCAGGAAGTGGCATCAGTACCCTTTGAACCGCATGACATTCCGCTCGACGCCATCCTGACCGAGCACGGGCTGCGGATAATGGAAGCGGGATCGATACGATATGAGACTTTTGTTCCTCGGTGA
- the ruvC gene encoding crossover junction endodeoxyribonuclease RuvC produces MQTAAIRIIGIDPGLRRTGWGIVESLGNSLRFVDSGTVTSDGDMDLASRLCQLHDGLAEVVHAFQPDEAAVEQTFVNKDAVATLKLGQARGIAMLVPARAGLPVAEYAPNAVKKAVIGVGHGEKQQIHMMLKVLMPKATFKGNDAADALAIAICHAHNRQSLKGRIAAMLA; encoded by the coding sequence ATGCAGACCGCAGCGATTCGCATCATCGGCATCGATCCGGGCCTCCGCCGCACCGGCTGGGGCATCGTGGAATCGCTCGGCAATTCGCTGCGCTTCGTCGATTCCGGAACGGTTACCTCCGATGGCGACATGGATCTCGCGTCCCGGCTTTGCCAACTGCATGACGGTCTCGCGGAGGTGGTGCATGCCTTCCAGCCCGACGAGGCGGCCGTAGAGCAGACCTTCGTCAACAAGGATGCCGTGGCAACGCTGAAGCTCGGTCAGGCGCGTGGTATCGCCATGCTGGTGCCGGCCCGCGCCGGCCTGCCGGTCGCCGAATATGCGCCGAATGCGGTGAAGAAGGCAGTGATCGGCGTCGGACACGGCGAGAAGCAGCAGATCCACATGATGCTGAAGGTGCTGATGCCGAAGGCGACCTTCAAGGGCAATGATGCGGCCGACGCCTTGGCCATTGCCATCTGCCATGCCCACAACCGCCAGAGCCTCAAGGGCCGAATCGCGGCGATGCTTGCCTGA